From Sebaldella sp. S0638, the proteins below share one genomic window:
- a CDS encoding DKNYY domain-containing protein produces MFVFEFPSDKIEDTDVNSFEVIDDWYSRDKSFVFYEGKKINNCDIESFSIFNAWFSKDKNNVYFENTILEDADLETFRIDDTMNNTAGDKNYLYIIDLDS; encoded by the coding sequence ATGTTTGTATTTGAATTTCCTAGTGATAAAATTGAAGATACCGATGTTAATTCATTTGAGGTTATTGACGACTGGTATTCGAGAGATAAAAGTTTTGTTTTTTATGAAGGGAAAAAAATAAATAATTGTGATATTGAGAGTTTTTCTATTTTTAATGCCTGGTTTTCAAAGGATAAAAATAATGTTTATTTTGAAAACACTATTCTTGAAGATGCTGATTTAGAGACTTTTCGGATTGATGATACTATGAATAACACTGCTGGTGATAAAAACTATTTATATATAATTGATCTTGACAGTTAG
- a CDS encoding cyclase family protein codes for MLVDLSVKVSKAASGNALDNEKMVSFGHLGTHFDVMNKEFPLEFVKREGLVFNVREMKDREILSGDIDMSLVKENMFVAFYTGFIEDEGYGTKKYFTEHPELSNELIDLLLDKKVSIIGIDFAGVRRGAEHTPKDQYCADRGVFIIENLCNLDKVLNGKKHEFFVVNTYPVNFGGMSGLPCRVVGEI; via the coding sequence ATGTTAGTGGATTTAAGTGTGAAGGTAAGTAAGGCAGCGTCCGGCAATGCACTGGATAATGAAAAAATGGTATCTTTCGGTCACTTGGGAACTCATTTTGATGTGATGAATAAAGAGTTTCCCCTTGAATTCGTAAAAAGAGAAGGACTGGTATTTAATGTAAGGGAGATGAAAGACAGGGAAATACTTTCCGGGGATATTGATATGTCTCTTGTGAAAGAAAACATGTTTGTGGCATTTTATACAGGATTTATAGAAGACGAGGGATACGGCACAAAAAAATATTTCACAGAGCATCCGGAATTATCAAATGAACTTATAGATTTGCTTTTGGATAAAAAGGTTTCTATAATCGGGATAGATTTCGCAGGTGTAAGACGAGGTGCGGAGCATACTCCAAAAGATCAGTATTGTGCAGACAGAGGAGTATTTATAATAGAAAATCTTTGTAATCTTGATAAGGTTTTAAATGGGAAAAAACATGAATTTTTTGTGGTAAATACTTATCCGGTGAATTTTGGAGGTATGAGCGGGCTTCCTTGCAGAGTAGTAGGGGAGATTTAA